A section of the Macadamia integrifolia cultivar HAES 741 chromosome 9, SCU_Mint_v3, whole genome shotgun sequence genome encodes:
- the LOC122087982 gene encoding GABA transporter 1-like, with product MGTLHLNSIAAAQGAEEEEEVVLSSSLTTDQQGQKKAALDAGALFVLKSKGSWMHCGYHLTTSIVAPALLSLPYAFAALGWIGGVVCLCVGAAVTFYSYNLISLVLEHHAHLGRRQLRFKDMADDILGPGWGRYFVGPIQFVVCYGGVIGFALLGGQCMKTIYLLSTPEGTMKLYEFITIFGCFMLILAQIPSFHSLRHINLVSLLLCLAYSACTTAGAIYVGSTSKGPLKDYSIHGDRTSQVFGVFSAIAIIATTYGNGIIPEIQATLAPPVKGKMFKGLLICYAVVMVTFFSVSIAGYWAFGNQASGIILNNFIHSNGNTLVPKWFLMMTNIFTLLQLGAVGVVYLQPTNEILERIFGDPKSPEFSIRNVVPRLITRSLIVATGTILAAMLPFFGDMGALIGAFGFMPLDFVLPMVFFNLTFKPSKQRLVFWLNTAIAMVFSALGVLGAIAAVRQIALDAKNYKLFADV from the exons atgggtacCCTGCATCTGAATTCAATAGCAGCAGCCCAaggagcagaggaagaagaagaagtggttCTTTCTTCATCACTAACAACTGATCAGCAGGGACAAAAGAAGGCAGCGTTGGATGCCGGAGCTCTGTTCGTTCTCAAGTCTAAAG GATCATGGATGCACTGTGGATACCATTTGACGACGTCGATAGTGGCTCCGGCACTGCTGAGCCTACCATATGCTTTCGCAGCGTTGGGATGGATAGGAGGAGTGGTGTGTCTGTGTGTGGGAGCGGCGGTGACTTTTTACTCATACAACCTAATCTCATTGGTTCTTGAACATCATGCCCACTTGGGTCGTCGACAACTACGTTTCAAAGATATGGCCGATGACATCTTAG GGCCAGGATGGGGTAGATATTTTGTGGGGCCTATTCAATTTGTGGTCTGCTATGGTGGAGTTATTGGTTTTGCTCTTCTTGGGGGTCAGTGCATGAAG ACAATTTACTTGTTATCAACACCAGAGGGAACCATGAAGCTTTACGAATTCATAACCATATTTGGATGTTTTATGTTGATCTTAGCTCAAATCCCATCTTTCCACTCTCTAAGGCACATCAATCTTGTTTCCTTGCTTCTTTGTCTTGCTTACAGTGCTTGCACCACAGCAGGTGCCATCTACGTAG GAAGTACATCCAAAGGTCCTCTCAAAGACTATTCCATTCATGGTGATAGAACAAGCCAGGTCTTCGGTGTCTTCAGTGCAATAGCCATTATCGCCACCACATATGGGAATGGGATCATTCCAGAGATCCAG GCAACGTTAGCTCCTCCGGTGAAAGGGAAAATGTTCAAGGGACTACTAATTTGCTACGCTGTAGTGATGGTTACTTTCTTTAGTGTCTCCATAGCCGGCTATTGGGCTTTCGGAAACCAAGCTAGTGGAATAATCCTCAACAACTTCATCCACAGTAATGGCAACACTTTGGTGCCAAAATGGTTTCTTATGATGACCAATATCTTCACTCTTCTCCAACTGGGAGCTGTTGGTGTG GTCTACTTGCAACCCACAAATGAAATACTTGAACGTATATTTGGAGATCCGAAAAGCCCCGAGTTCTCTATTCGCAATGTTGTGCCAAGGTTAATTACTCGATCCTTAATAGTTGCGACAGGAACCATACTTGCAGCAATGCTTCCATTCTTTGGAGATATGGGTGCTTTGATTGGAGCTTTTGGGTTCATGCCTCTCGACTTCGTTTTGCCTATGGTTTTCTTCAACTTAACATTTAAGCCATCGAAACAAAGACTGGTTTTCTGGCTAAACACTGCTATTGCTATGGTATTTTCTGCTTTAGGAGTATTGGGGGCAATTGCAGCAGTCCGACAAATAGCTCTTGATGCCAAAAATTATAAATTGTTTGCTGATGTATGA